From the Lathyrus oleraceus cultivar Zhongwan6 chromosome 4, CAAS_Psat_ZW6_1.0, whole genome shotgun sequence genome, one window contains:
- the LOC127075152 gene encoding metalloendoproteinase 2-MMP, whose translation MNKQQHLIFTFTISISLTIAVGLVSARLFPDVPLLIPPVIAPSGAWDAFRNFTGCHHGENYNGLSNLKNYFQRFGYFPHAPLLNFTDDFDDDLAAAIKTYQKNFNLNITGELDEKTLHQIVLPRCGVADIINGTTTMNSGRETETTSNTDSKPRFHTVSHFTVFPGQPRWPVGKQELTYSFYPGNELTKTVKSVFATAFARWSEVTTLKFTETELYSSADIKIGFFSGDHGDGEPFDGILGTLAHAFSPTNGRFHLDAAEDWVVSGDVSKSALSTAVDLESVAVHEIGHLLGLGHSSVEEAIMFPTISSRLKKVVLTEDDVKGIQYIYGRNPSFNGSTTMSSPERNSGSSGSSVASLWSPWGLFISLTFAFSHLIL comes from the coding sequence ATGAACAAACAACAACATCTCATCTTCACTTTCACAATTTCAATCTCCCTAACGATAGCAGTCGGACTCGTCTCAGCTCGTCTTTTCCCCGACGTCCCATTATTAATACCTCCGGTCATCGCTCCCAGCGGCGCGTGGGATGCTTTCCGGAACTTTACAGGTTGTCACCATGGCGAAAACTACAACGGTCTCTCCAATCTAAAAAACTACTTCCAGCGCTTCGGTTATTTCCCCCACGCGCCGCTGTTAAATTTTACAGACGATTTCGACGATGACCTTGCAGCTGCTATTAAAACTTATCAGAAGAATTTCAATCTTAATATAACTGGTGAACTCGATGAGAAGACTCTTCATCAGATTGTTTTGCCGCGATGCGGAGTTGCGGATATCATCAACGGTACAACCACCATGAACTCCGGCAGGGAGACAGAAACGACGTCCAATACCGATAGCAAGCCGCGGTTTCACACCGTGTCTCACTTCACTGTGTTTCCCGGGCAACCGAGATGGCCGGTGGGAAAGCAGGAGCTAACATACTCGTTCTACCCCGGTAACGAGCTTACGAAAACGGTGAAAAGCGTCTTCGCAACAGCATTTGCGCGGTGGTCGGAGGTTACCACGTTGAAGTTCACCGAAACAGAGTTGTATTCTAGCGCTGATATTAAGATCGGATTCTTCAGCGGCGACCATGGAGATGGTGAGCCGTTCGATGGAATTTTGGGGACTCTCGCGCATGCTTTCTCTCCAACGAACGGGAGGTTTCACCTTGACGCTGCTGAGGACTGGGTAGTTTCCGGCGATGTGTCGAAATCGGCGTTGTCGACGGCTGTTGATTTGGAATCGGTGGCGGTGCATGAAATTGGGCACTTGTTAGGGTTAGGTCACTCTTCCGTGGAAGAGGCGATTATGTTTCCGACGATATCTTCACGGTTGAAGAAAGTGGTGTTGACGGAAGATGATGTAAAAGGAATTCAATACATTTATGGTAGGAACCCAAGTTTCAATGGCTCCACGACTATGTCTTCGCCGGAGAGGAACTCCGGTAGCAGTGGTAGCAGCGTCGCGTCTCTGTGGTCCCCGTGGGGACTTTTCATTTCGTTGACATTTGCTTTTTCGCATTTGATATTATAg